Proteins co-encoded in one Astyanax mexicanus isolate ESR-SI-001 chromosome 1, AstMex3_surface, whole genome shotgun sequence genomic window:
- the LOC103033334 gene encoding uncharacterized protein LOC103033334, whose amino-acid sequence MLIIHGDYIRAGGRYCRHQFRNTCVLDSILAAFHICYIRFQNVRSLLESNATFKVMMSYLNAANYEDAKGLWLRSLIKFDTIDIDILGTVKDHFPVLAKLVCAEVDYFQETPDDSPVYQTTMSKFRALGDLKALGRADDPTMILVVPRVVPLPLLVEDEIKRTFKLQFLLLGERNHMVMCFNFLENLWILYDNNPALRSFRTFNLEDRNRYMICWAGYINTTQADVQNNASPETGVGAQPFNCGSFGQRENIEESMKEILTSLGALACDSSGSE is encoded by the exons ATGCTGATAATTCACGGTGACTACATAAGAGCGGGTGGTCGTTACTGCAGACACCAGTTTCGTAATACGTGTGTCCTGGACTCAATCCTGGCTGCTTTTCACATTTGTTACATCAGATTCCAAAATGTACGATCGCTTTTAGAATCTAACGCCACATTCAAAGTCATGATgtcttatttaaatgcagcaaacTATGAGGACGCAAAAGGCCTATGGCTGCGATCACTGATAAAGTTTGATACAATTGATATTGACATTTTGGGCACTGTGAAAGATCATTTTCCAGTGCTTGCTAAACTGGTGTGTGCTGAAGTCGACTACTTCCAAGAAACACCTGATGACAGTCCTGTATATCAAACAACAATGAG CAAATTTCGTGCACTTGGTGATTTGAAGGCTTTGGGCCGTGCAGATGATCCCACAATGATCCTGGTTGTTCCTAGGGTTGTGCCCCTGCCCTTGCTTGTTGAAGATGAAATCAAAAG gACCTTTAAGCTTCAGTTTTTGCTGCTTGGTGAACGGAATCACATGGTCATGTGTTTCAACTTCTTAGAGAACCTGTGGATCCTCTATGATAACAATCCAGCGTTGAGGTCTTTTCGTACTTTCAACTTAGAGGATCGGAACCGTTATATGATCTGCTGGGCTGGCTACATCAATACGACACAAGCTGACGTGCAAAATAATG CCTCTCCTGAGACTGGAGTAGGAGCACAACCTTTCAACTGTGGTTCATTCGGACAACGAGAGAATATTGAAGAATCCATGAAAGAGATACTGACGAGTTTGGGAGCTCTAGCTTGTGACAGCTCTGGCTCGGAATAA